From Mya arenaria isolate MELC-2E11 chromosome 12, ASM2691426v1, the proteins below share one genomic window:
- the LOC128211078 gene encoding sushi, nidogen and EGF-like domain-containing protein 1, producing the protein MNSMAIKHVGYIIMMAVCTFRYFSMGGPMKIEPFANKPYEGVFTTSHNGKWYHFTGNISDITAKTLCNLTGFGFKGYGVSLPEGSSAIQRQSLQCFGNETNVSECTSEPFECIHHDYSTHGGCAYNKHGVLGLYCNDYHIEDVRLKILWATFHQIVFEVFVDGEWGITSARLGTIEAQIICKHFGYLNGENTFEGSFKNYKFKVIGDLKCTGNESSPFECAFRHRGYLDVPVYTFTMVNCSRECHKDRNGLGCDQFCTCIWANTEHCDVKWGGKCTCLSGWTGRHCETDINECLTQNICPDANTECRNIDGGFTCDCLEGYSRGTNHTCFA; encoded by the exons ATGAACAGTATGGCAATCAAACATGTGGGATATATCATCATGATGGCAGTGTGTACCTTCAGATACTTTTCAATGG GAGGTCCGATGAAAATAGAGCCTTTTGCAAATAAGCCATATGAAGGTGTTTTCACAACTTCACACAACGGTAAATGGTATCACTTCACCGGAAACATCAGTGATATAACAGCGAAGACACTCTGTAATTTGACTGGCTTTGG CTTCAAAGGATATGGAGTTAGTCTTCCTGAGGGATCTTCGGCTATACAAAGACAATCACTTCAATGCTTTGGAAACGAAACTAATGTTTCGGAATGCACATCGGAACCATTCGAATGTATACATCACGACTACAGTACACATGGGGGATGTGCGTACAATAAACATGGCGTTCTGGGCCTCTACTGTAATG ATTATCATATTGAGGATGTACGACTGAAAATATTATGGGCAACGTTTCATCAAATAGTATTTGAGGTGTTTGTCGACGGTGAATGGGGGATAACTTCTGCAAGACTTGGAACGATTGAAGCTCAAATCATTTGCAAACACTTCGGATATTT AAATGGTGAAAACACGTTTGAAGGATCattcaaaaattacaaattcaAAGTAATTGGAGATCTGAAATGCACAGGAAATGAATCCTCTCCGTTTGAATGTGCGTTTAGGCACCGTGGTTACCTGGATGTGCCTGTATATACCTTTACTATGGTTAATTGTTCCAGAG AATGCCACAAAGACAGAAATGGACTTGGATGTGACCAATTCTGCACGTGCATATGGGCGAATACAGAACACTGTGATGTTAAGTGGGGTGGTAAATGTACATGTCTCTCAGGATGGACAGGGAGACACTGCGAAACAGATATCAACGAATGTCTTACTCAAAACATCTGTCCTGATG CTAACACGGAGTGCAGAAACATCGACGGAGGGTTTACGTGTGACTGCTTAGAAGGATATTCTCGAGGCACCAATCATACATGTTTTGCTT ga